ATCCAATACTACTCATAAGTCGACCAAAACTCAACTCATGAGCAGGGGGCATGCTGAGAATATGTATCGGAgagtatgaaattaatatttcttaGAAATATGAAATCTAATGTCATTTTTAAACCATGAATATATGTCAATAGTGCAATTTGCAATTTGCAATACTCATATATACTTATTTGTTGATGTATCACACTATCGAATTTGCAAGTCAACTTCATAACAACAAAATGAACAAAGACTAATGTCAAAATCCCTTTTTGTAATAGAGCATCTCAGCCAACCAAGGTTCATCCGCTCGTATATTAAGCAAACTCTTGCCCAGATCCTCGAATCACAAGAGTTTGGAAACCTTAAGCATCAGGAATTGCCCTCGGTCAACCGAATATCATCCACTTGGATAAGCAAGCAAATTCTTGGATGTATCTTCGGATCACAAGAATCTTGGATAAACAAGCAAGTTCTTGGATGTATCTACGGATCACAAGAATCTTGGATAAATGAACAAGTCTTGGGAAAGATATCCGGATCCCCAAAACTTGGATTAAACGAGAAAGTTCTTGGATGTATCTACGGATCACAAGAATCTTGGATAAATGAGCAAGTCTTGGAAAGATCTTCGGATCCCCGAAACTTGGATTAAACAAGAAAGTTCTTGGATGTAACTACGGATCACAAGAATCTTGGATAAATGAGCAAGTCTTGGAAAGATCTTTGGATCCCAAAAATTTGGATTAAACGAGAAAGTTCTTGGATGTATCTACAGATCACAAGAATCTTGGATAAATGAGCAAGTCTTGGAAAGATCTCCGGATCCCAAAAACTTGGATTAAACGAGAAAGTTCTTGGATGTATCTATGGATCACCAGAATCTTGGATAAATGAGCAAGTCTTGGAAAGATCTTCGGATCCCCAAAACTTGGATTAAACGAGCAAGTTCTTGGATGTATCTATATGGATCACAAGAATCTTGGATAAATGAGCAAGTCTTGGAAAGATCTTTGGATCCCCAAAACTTGGATTAATCGAGCAAGTTCTTGGATGTATCTACGGATCACAATAATCTTGGATAAATGAACAAGTCTTGGAAAGATCTTCGTATCCACAAAACTTGGATTAAACGAGCAAGTTCTTGGATGTATCTACGGATCACAAGAATCTTGGATAAATGAGCAAGTCTTGGAAAGATCTTGGGATCCCCAAAACTTGGATTAAACGAGCAAGTTCTTGGATGTATCTACGGATCACAAGAATCTTGGATAAACAAGCAAGTTCTTTGATGTATCTACGGATCACAAGAAACTTGGAAGAAACTAAACATCGGCATCGCCTTCGAGCTAGCAAGTTCTTAAAATAGATTTCCGAATTCGTatcaagtacaaattcaaatctAAAGTTTCTTAAAGAGCCGAAGGATAAAAACAGTGCCGAAGGATAAAAATCGAGCCGAGCTCTAAATCCGAGCCAAAGGtgaaatccgaaggtaaaattcaaaataaaaatccaacccatttttcaaatagaattgggtttggggggcatgttgtttgggtgtTAAAATGGACATACAATTTTAGCCCAAAAGCTAATAAAACCTACTCAATCCCAATATCAGTATaaggcctcaaaggcccaacaaggcactatatatacccctcaagGGGGAAGGTAAAAATgtcattctctaaccctagagaagccaccctactctctctctctccccaaaATACTCTCAATAttacatcaattgtactgacttgagcgtcggaggctccaCCTCAGGCCCCCCTTGGCCGGGAGTTCATCTTGCATGCATTGTACGTGGCCGGATCCCAAGACACCAAGGACGCTCATACCATCGTTTCAACTCCGAAAcaatgatgagcgacatttatgtcgctcttagcttaggattttatgttagtttttatgcttttttatagtttttatagctttttgtgtgaattttataagtttcgttccatcttgtgctttataggtgattatgatgaaaagttatggaaaacaagtagaattaagccaaaacagggcttgtgcgatcgagtgatgATTTGTGCGCCCAAACAGAGGAGTGCAAATGGGCATCAAGGAATATCCAGTTCTGTGCGGTCGAACGTGCTCTATTTTTCGGTCGCACATAATGgatttttggaggcagaatgtctCAAATTTGGAAAGCGACCGCACAGGTCTTCCACTCGACAGCACAGGgattgtgcgatcgaacgtgctctgttgttcggtcgcacaaaattgatttttggaagaaGAATGTCTCAAATTTGGGATGCAACCGCACAAGGTTTTCTACTCAACCGCACAagagttgtgcgcccacacaagtCCTTCTGTTCGAGAGAATCATACTGCAGAGGAGatatgagccaaagaaaccccattcgaccgaacagggtTCCTCGTTCGGCCGCACATGACGAATGAAgtgttcttcgctgccttcgctcgcacaggTCTCAGTGTTTGCTCGAACGGTTtttttacgttcggtcgcacaaagggTCTGTGCGACTGAATGgttgcgcgggctgctcttattcgaatttcggcttctatttggggaaacttataaatagaattttcgTTTATTTTGTTAGGGGAAGAATTTTAGTTGACATTTTTTTAGattctcaaagttagtttttcagcatttctagagagagaaactctcctccattgaagcatcaatttgtaattctctaaactcttcttctaattttgtgcaattcaattcaatttcttaattcttgcttttgttgtgattgttgattgttctttaattccttcaattcttgaattctttttttattttactttagttactttgatccttaattctctggttgattgttcaattgattgttctagtctttgattctctctttctAATCTTTCAATTCCATGCTTGCTAgtctagaattaatggatttcttgattcctagtatgattagtgagtagaattaggttagggaaaggggagaatctaggggcttaattaggggaacttgatgatttgattgatgtgattaaattgatttagagctaggattttccatgatcaattgagtagtagttgcaaatgctagttgattgaattagattggaatgtatgatttaggtttggcaagactttgtgagcctaattcatgcaagtcaatgatagttcctattatatgcaagcttatctagcGTAGGactaggcgaaagctcttctataggctaggttgcttcgcatgctctatccgagaggtggcgagcacgtcatttggtttcattcccctatgtgctatgtcattgcatcattcatgattactagatggtagttcatttcccccgatttacctagactatccccaactccctaacgttccccttccttgattcaatctagtttaattgttagtttagcttcatagtgataattcaaatcaaacttcttgttcgaactagcttgacgtttaaactcgagaaccatcgtttctttgggacgatccctatacttgccactatagttcatatagttggttagtctagcgattttataaattttgtttgattgtggtgttgatctttcaacgacggaaaaacgcccTATCAAACAACACCTATGTGTATGGTTGACACCGAGTACTAGTATATTTAACAAGAACTATAAAGTACTCCATAATAAGAAAACTAACCCCTTCAAAACGGAAGATGTTGATTTTGAAAGGCAATCACCCTCGGAATAGAGTGGAACATGTACGACCTTGTAGGACATTCGGGTAAGAGGAAAGAGGTTAACCCTTATAGAAAAATTCATGTTAACTACACTAGTGCAAATACGTTCAAAGTTCTTTCAGtagaaaattcaaaccaaaaTGCGAATATAAACTATAAAATTCAGATCATAACACCTTAATTTAAGACGAAGTCTTTGATTCGAAAGtgagaattttttttctttagttCTTGTCTCTGCTTTCCAAAGCAGAGCGACCTCGTCTTGTTTGCTTATGGCGAAACTTCCTACACTGGAGAATAACCCCAAAAGAACTAATGCTTCTTGAAACTCTGAATCTTTCAGGAGAATTTAACTTGAACTCATACAAGGATATTGAGTAGACAAACGATTGATGTATCAAAGAGGGGATTGCTATAAAGATTAAAGACCTTCTTTGTCCTTTCCTAAGCAGTTCGGTTGAAACTCGGAATTAGGTAGTAAGTGATTGGTCGATATGAGATCAGGTGTTTTCACGTCTCACCGTACTCCGAGCATGGACCGTCAAAGATGCATTAAGTCATTCGGCCTAATCTTTGGCCGAGGTTTTCTGTTTAGGATAACGAAAAGCGACATTTTGCTTGAACAAGTTCCCTGTAGCAAGGGGATCCACTTTCTCCCCTTCTCTTTGTGCTGTGTATGGAGCCGAATAGTTCGGAACGTGCTTTATATTTCCAACCTTAAATGCAACAACATACCATATTCCGTCTCCCAACATTGGAAAATAGATTTTctcatatattaaaaaaaaaagcccAAACCCTACTAAGATTATAAGATTCGTTCGTAATTACAAGTTGCCCAATCTCTTAAAACCCAGCCCAAAAGTATGTAACAGAATCCAATTCCAATACCTTTCTTTCCCACCACCCCACGCACGCACTAATTGAACCACCAACATTTCCAATGTCAAATGTAAAACACCGCCTCGCCTCCCCcacaaaacaaaaatgaaaaaccCGTTTCGCGCCTAAAGAAACGCGCAcctcattttgttttcaaaaatgtCTTCTTCATCTCCCCCTAATGCCCAAATGTCTCGCTGTTTAAAACTTCGCACCCTCCTCAAAAGATCCCTCAActtcctccctcctctttctctctcctcctcctcctctcccGCCGCCgccgcaacaacaacaacctcTCTTACTTCCTCCGCAGCTAATTCTCTCTCCACCGTAGCCGCCCCTACAATGGAAGACTTCAAGCAGGCTCTCCGTACGCGCCTCTGTATCATCGGGAGTGGGCCGGCGGCCCACACCGCGGCTATCTACGCATCACGGGCTGAGCTCAAGCCCATTCTCTTTGAAGGATGGATGGCCAACGGAATCGCGCCAGGTGGACAGCTAACAACAACCACCGACGTCGAGAATTTCCCCGGATTTCCTGAAGGAATTTTCGGCCTAGACATCACCGACAAGTTTCGCCAGCAATCCTTGCGTTTCGGTACCGAAATCTTGACTGAAACGGTTACCTCGGTCGACTTCTCAACGACGCCGTTTAAGATCTTATCCGCCGAGTCGAAAACTGTACTCGCTGACTCAGTCATTATAGCCACGGGTGCGGTGGCGAAGAAGCTGGAATTTCCGGGGTCAGGAGAAGAAGGAGGGTTCTGGAACAAAGGAATATCGGCTTGCGCTGTGTGCGACGGCGCGGCGCCgattttcaggaacaagccgTTGGCGGTGATTGGAGGCGGTGATTCGGCGATGGAAGAGGCCAATTTCTTGACCAAGTATGGTTCGAAGGTGTATATAATTCATAGGAGAGGGGAATTTAGGGCTTCCAAGATTATGCAAAAGAGGGCAATAGAAAACCCTAAGATTGAGGTTTTGTGGAATTCGACGGTGACGGAGGCATATGGGGATGCTGAGAAAGAAAATAGGGTTTTGGGAGGGCTGAAGGTCAAGGATGTGGTCAGTGGGGAGGTTAAGGACTTGCAAGTTTCTGGGTTGTTTTTTGCTATCGGGCATGAACCAGCTACTAAGTTTTTGGGTGGGCAGCTGGAGTTGGATGCTGATGGCTATGTGGTGACTACACCGGGGACGACGAAGACCAGTGTTAAAGGTGTTTTTGCTGCTGGTGATGTTCAGGATAAGAAGTATAGGCAGGCTGTCACTGCTGCTGGGACTGGTGAGTGGCATTTTGGTTCttctatttgtttatttgaaataTTGCTTTTATGGTGTGGTTTGATCTGTGTTCTGTTCTAGCATTGCTGTGTTTTAATGGTAATGCTTATGTATTTAGAGATTTAGAGGAATTAGAGGTGTGAATGTGTGATGTTACTTGGAAAGTCCTAGGTAAGATTAGCTGAGTAGGACAATCGTATGTCATTGTAATAATTTGGTATCACCTTTCTGTGTGGTATTTGTCAAGTCATTTTAATGGCTACCTAGTCGCGTGCTTGGGTTAGAAGACTATTGAGGTTTGGGGTGTTGATCTCTATCACTTTGAGATTTGTGTGACTCATCTGATAGAAGGGCTTGTGTATAGTGGTGCTATATGAGCGTGAAAGTGTGCATAAGAGATTACAATTCATCCGGGAGAGTAGGTTTAGTTAGGACTTGGTTGGGCTTACACTGACGTACATTATTGTCCTAATATTTTGCTGCCGTTTTGAAATTGTGGAATTATCTAAGACTTTGATGGTTTTCGGTTTGATCATTGTGTGTGTTGCATCGTTATATTTTGACGCTGGATCTTGTGAAGCTGAAATCACAATGTAGCAAGAGTTGTGATGCACTTTGGGGAAAAAATGTAATTGAGCTTAGGTTGAGCAGGTAtcattttaaatatattttggGGTTGTGATTCAACGTGTGGAATTTAATTAGGAAACTATAATGCCTAATTTGTTGGGTTGGAAAGACCTGGGTGTCTATCTCTGTTACTTGAGAATGTGTGTAGGTTTATCGTTTATGTATTTGAAGGACTTGTGTGTTTGTTGTGTTGGGGGAAAAAGATAAAGACAATACTAATCTAGAAATGGTGGAGAGAGAGCGCAtcaacttttagctttatttaTTGTCCCCTGAGGATTAAAATTGCTACCAAAAATGATTTCTCAATTCAATACAAATGATGGACAGTGAAGAAATGCCACTTCACCAAGTCTGATGAGAATTGGTTCTTGTGTTATTTTAATAATAACTTGAATAGCTGATGTCAACTCCCACTGCAATATCACAGTGTGGACTCCTGTGGAGTATCGGAACCTATGTTAACAGTGCAAATGTTCAATATCAGTTCCCTAAGCTAATGCACttttgtgcatgtttaatacttaCCTTCCTGATATTCAGTTCTGTTGGCCAAAAAATCTTTCATTTCTCTGAATCCAAAGATCATACAGAGCTCCAGTAAAGCACGTTCGTAAACCTGATGTGCAAGTTTTTCTTCTACATGCTGATGCAGCTTTAGCCACCTCTGCGCCAAAAGTAAAACATCTCTTCGAATCTTCAACAGTGACAACACTCACTTTCAAATTCTGTCGGTAAAACTATATAGGGAAAACAGGTGCTCTATGGACTTCAAGCCTGTACTACAGAAACAACACAACTGATCAGTTTGGATATTCCATTTCAGAAGTCTGTCTTTTGTTGCTAATCTTCTAAGGATAGGAAGCCAAGTAATGAAAATGGCTTTTGAACTAGCATGGCTTTTGAACTAGTAATGAAAACAGCCTTTTCCACCCAACGTGATGAGTAGTACCTTGAATGGCTGAATAAATTTGCTTTATAGTGGTTTACACTTGATAGACTTGTAAGTGTTTACTTCCCAGTTTCCACCCTTACGGGGTATCGGACTTTATGGTCTGGTCTTATTTGTTTATGTCCTATAATTGATCATGCTTTTATATGATTTGCAATAGTTTTGGAATTTGGACATATGATGCACATTCGTGGGTTGGTTTAATTGAGCTTTGGTTGGAAGTACAAAAGCGTCTTGATTTTTGGTGTCGAGATAAAATGTGTGATTCGCCAAGATATTCTTCTAATTGTTAGTTTGATTGAATTTCTAAAGGTTAGGTTTTTCTTTGTTATTTGGAGATTGTGTAGGTTTATCTGGTTGAAAGGCAGATCTCTTAGGTGTTTGTTGTGTTACAGAGTTCTAAAGGGGAGGATGGGAAGAATCTAgagtttttcttttcctttccctttccctttgtATTTCATATTTTCATGACAATCTCTCTATATTGCTGGTATGCTGCTAATTAGAGGTCAACAACATGTTTGATCCACAAGAGCCCTGAATCACTTACAAAAGCTAAGTTTTAATGGCCTCATGCCCTTTCACTCATTGCTAATCACCAGGCTCATATGTGTCAAGTTGTTAACCCCTCTTCACCAGACAATTAGGGACCCTTTGTTTTGGGggaaaagggaaagagaaacaGTCCCCTTCATTCCTTTTTTGTTGTTTGTTGACCATTTTAATCATTCCCCTCTTCCTCTACCATGATTCCCCACCCCCCCAAGGGAATCAACCTTACGCCAAATTCATGTTTACTCATCTTCTTTGACCAACACTTTGATCAGCCTTGACTAACTTAATACACCATAGCAGCACTACCTGACTCCACGACACCAACCACCAAGTCTACCAACACCGCCATACTGCCGGAAACCACCTAAAAACCACCCAACAACAACATGACCCCTCTACCGCCCAAAAACCCGCCACCGGCCACAAAAAATCACCAGCATCACCTGAAAACCCACCCTTTGCCCCCGAAAACACCACCCCCCGGAAAACCAATCTCCAACCACAAAAAACCACCCACCAACCATGAAAACTGCTACTACCAACCATAAAATCAACCCCCGTTGGCCAAAAAACAACACCAACCCACCAGAAAACAAACCCCAACACTTGAAATCCACACAAACAATCAGAACTG
This genomic stretch from Spinacia oleracea cultivar Varoflay chromosome 3, BTI_SOV_V1, whole genome shotgun sequence harbors:
- the LOC110806050 gene encoding thioredoxin reductase NTRB, with protein sequence MSSSSPPNAQMSRCLKLRTLLKRSLNFLPPLSLSSSSSPAAAATTTTSLTSSAANSLSTVAAPTMEDFKQALRTRLCIIGSGPAAHTAAIYASRAELKPILFEGWMANGIAPGGQLTTTTDVENFPGFPEGIFGLDITDKFRQQSLRFGTEILTETVTSVDFSTTPFKILSAESKTVLADSVIIATGAVAKKLEFPGSGEEGGFWNKGISACAVCDGAAPIFRNKPLAVIGGGDSAMEEANFLTKYGSKVYIIHRRGEFRASKIMQKRAIENPKIEVLWNSTVTEAYGDAEKENRVLGGLKVKDVVSGEVKDLQVSGLFFAIGHEPATKFLGGQLELDADGYVVTTPGTTKTSVKGVFAAGDVQDKKYRQAVTAAGTGCMAALDAEHYLQEIGSQEGKSD